One region of Culex pipiens pallens isolate TS chromosome 2, TS_CPP_V2, whole genome shotgun sequence genomic DNA includes:
- the LOC120427541 gene encoding zinc finger autosomal protein-like — protein sequence MATSAAAAKATTKMKPTTTAVGGAAGFLTGGGADLGPRKAPIVSAGTDQDELDMFLSEITVQFDDEVQTLYVGPVEIVDDDEKNGKKGPPKGTSGAVAAGPAKVQGKVNDDVTKSAAKASDANGAEAVTARKTKQAEEEAVGGAGDSGGRQEERVAKEVDSANDGRPHRLTEAVAASSSSSVVIDPKNDGENCQTEKDLIDPTLEKTPAKVASIALAAKPTAIISPSTKRKSPTQPEEEEPAAPRNPTTHQSQRISKRLKLTQPIKEETIKSAPLPEKTEQEDRTESVSEEDNPPPEGELIVPDVLPGQQQQEEEEAQVVYEVVVPYDKDSSPAGSDSGIENEGAEQLSKAAVLEVLPAQEENDDDGETVVEHIPEDLTEQQESENTQQEEEAPEEGKGGRVIKCAKCVMSFKHVLWYKKHLMNYHGIDLSNIAHFLSNLQTLDEGIQGGEGQDDVEEEYADFQLEKTGQEEGETVNETEKTDNSSQQLQADGVARLRQEQEATPSTPSPNTLQMYPEVKLSTSGKSKQQQQQQQTRRRKEKHVPINADADMKIKHEFVASSPASSTMVQSDESASGSQPLLDNVFVVKYLEQAAFMAGAPNSNVLLGLPDGQGKSNKQNSKLADPLATDGSEDTDGLTPYERAKIVTLPTEDGPQFTCTVCEAVFDERQAAQDHVNFVHKDVKRRSCPHCGRTFTQTGDLTRHVRIHTGIRPFKCPYEGCSLAFISSGDLHKHVRRHQQNVPKPHVCGTCGKSFERNFDLKRHSSMHAMDDPNFTGFGCELCGKVFARKDQYRAHTYRHIGYKPHKCQQCGKSFSDSSNFAKHQKTHEMDGLILICDHCNKPFKNKTGISKHVLHCKYKHKKQQDGNAEKTPRKKYVKKEVDSSIEIGETSLQAHC from the exons ATGGCGACTTCGGCTGCTGCTGCTAAGGCAACGACCAAGAtgaaaccaacaacaacagcggTCGGGGGTGCTGCGGGGTTTTTAACCGGCGGAGGTGCCGATTTGGGACCGCGGAAGGCTCCGATCGTGTCCGCCGGAACGGATCAGGACGAGCTGGACATGTTCCTGAGCGAAATTACGGTCCAGTTTGACGACGAGGTGCAAACGCTGTACGTGGGCCCAGTTGAAATAGTGGACGATGACGAGAAGAACGGCAAGAAGGGACCGCCGAAGGGAACTTCCGGCGCTGTTGCGGCAGGACCCGCGAAGGTTCAGGGGAAGGTAAACGATGACGTCACGAAGTCGGCGGCGAAAGCATCGGACGCCAACGGAGCAGAAGCGGTCACGGCAAGAAAAACAAAGCAAGCCGAGGAGGAAGCGGTGGGTGGTGCTGGTGATTCCGGTGGGAGGCAGGAGGAGAGGGTGGCCAAAGAGGTGGATTCAGCAAATGACGGCCGTCCCCATCGTTTGACAGAAGCAGTGGCAGCAAGCAGCAGCAGTTCTGTTGTTATTGATCCGAAAAACGATGGAGAAAATTGCCAGACAGAAAAAG atctgATAGATCCTACGTTAGAAAAAACACCAGCCAAGGTCGCGTCCATCGCACTTGCCGCAAAGCCAACGGCCATAATCTCGCCAAGCACAAAGCGCAAATCGCCGACGCAACCGGAAGAGGAAGAACCAGCTGCACCCCGAAACCCCACCACCCACCAGTCGCAGCGAATAAGCAAGCGACTAAAGTTGACACAACCAATCAAGGAGGAAACCATCAAATCGGCACCACTTCCGGAGAAAACCGAGCAGGAAGATCGCACCGAGTCGGTCAGCGAAGAGGACAATCCACCGCCGGAAGGTGAGCTGATCGTGCCGGACGTGCTACCTGGacagcaacagcaggaggaggaAGAGGCGCAGGTCGTGTACGAGGTGGTTGTACCGTACGACAAGGACTCATCGCCGGCCGGAAGCGATAGCGGGATTGAGAACGAAGGCGCCGAGCAGCTGAGCAAGGCTGCTGTGTTGGAGGTGCTGCCAGCACAAgaagaaaacgacgacgacggcgagacTGTTGTTGAACACATTCCAGAGGATTTGACTGAGCAGCAGGAGAGCGAGAATACTCAACAGGAGGAGGAGGCCCCGGAAGAGGGAAAGGGCGGTCGCGTGATCAAGTGCGCGAAATGTGTAATGTCCTTTAAGCACGTGTTGTGGTACAAGAAGCATCTGATGAATTACCACGGGATCGATTTGAGCAACATTGCTCACTTTCTGTCGAATCTGCAAACGCTGGACGAGGGTATCCAGGGTGGGGAGGGCCAGGACGATGTCGAGGAAGAGTATGCGGATTTCCAGCTGGAAAAGACTGGCCAGGAAGAGGGCGAAACAGTGAACGAAACCGAAAAGACTGACAACAGCAGCCAGCAGCTACAAGCGGATGGCGTCGCTAGATTGCGTCAAGAGCAGGAAGCAACTCCCTCAACTCCGAGTCCCAACACGCTGCAAATGTACCCGGAGGTCAAGCTGTCGACGAGTGGCAAgtccaagcagcagcagcagcaacagcagactCGACGACGCAAGGAGAAGCATGTTCCCATCAACGCGGACGCCGACATGAAGATCAAGCACGAGTTCGTGGCATCTTCGCCGGCTTCGTCGACGATGGTTCAGTCGGACGAATCTGCCAGCGGTTCGCAGCCGTTGCTCGACAACGTGTTTGTGGTGAAATATCTTGAGCAGGCAGCATTCATGGCCGGAGCACCCAATTCGAACGTCCTGCTCGGGTTGCCCGATGGCCAAGGAAAGAGCAACAAGCAAAACTCAAAACTGGCCGATCCGCTGGCGACCGATGGCTCCGAAGACACGGACGGGTTAACTCCGTATGAGCGGGCCAAAATCGTGACCTTGCCGACGGAAGACGGGCCACAGTTTACCTGTACCGTTTGCGAAGCGGTCTTCGACGAGCGTCAAGCCGCCCAGGATCACGTCAACTTCGTCCACAAGGACGTGAAGCGGCGCAGCTGCCCCCACTGTGGTCGCACCTTCACCCAAACCGGAGATCTGACCCGACACGTGCGCATCCACACCGGCATTCGGCCCTTCAAGTGTCCCTACGAGGGCTGCTCGTTGGCGTTCATTTCGTCCGGCGATCTGCACAAACACGTCCGCCGCCACCAGCAGAACGTCCCGAAGCCGCACGTTTGCGGCACCTGCGGCAAAAGTTTCGAGCGCAACTTTGACCTCAAACGGCACAGCTCGATGCACGCGATGGACGATCCGAACTTTACCGGGTTTGGCTGCGAGCTGTGCGGGAAGGTTTTCGCGCGGAAG GACCAGTACCGCGCCCACACGTACCGCCACATCGGCTATAAGCCGCACAAGTGCCAGCAGTGCGGCAAGAGCTTCTCGGACTCGTCCAACTTTGCCAAGCACCAGAAGACACACGAGATGGACGGGCTCATCCTGATCTGCGACCACTGCAACAAACCGTTCAAGAACAAAACTGGCATCTCCAAGCACGTGCTGCACTGCAAGTACAAACACAAGAAGCAGCAGGACGGAAACGCGGAGAAAACGCCGCGGAAAAAGTACGTCAAGAAGGAGGTCGATTCGTCGATTGAGATTGGCGAGACGAGCCTGCAGGCGCACTGCTAG
- the LOC120427544 gene encoding nuclear pore glycoprotein p62: MSFTFGLPATSTAAAAPTLGAPAAAPAASSASTGFSFGSTATSAPTLSFGGGLGATAAATPAATNAPTAAQVAPATAAIPAATTSQLTLGSFAAPKPADSAAQPAVNLTTTTQTTQSTAVSGAQQLNFCQLEEFINKWTLELEEQEKLFTNQATQVNAWDKLLLGNGEKIIALNDAVDKVKAEQVAMEQELEFITAQHTELEECIIPLEEELSKIVQVDIERGQTYSMAETLDSQLKQMSEDLKEVIEHLNESNKYSDPSDPLVQIGKILNAHMNSLQWIESSTSGIANRLEDIGKMHDTLRKDNERSFRLTYYDN; encoded by the coding sequence ATGAGTTTCACGTTCGGTCTTCCTGCCACCAGCACCGCGGCAGCTGCCCCCACACTGGGCGCTCCAGCCGCCGCCCCTGCGGCATCGTCCGCCAGCACCGGTTTCAGCTTCGGCAGCACGGCAACTTCCGCTCCGACGCTGTCCTTCGGGGGTGGTCTTGGCGCCACCGCAGCGGCTACTCCGGCCGCCACTAATGCTCCTACAGCTGCACAGGTGGCCCCTGCAACGGCGGCGATTCCTGCGGCCACGACCAGCCAACTTACGCTGGGTAGTTTTGCGGCCCCAAAACCGGCAGATTCCGCGGCCCAACCGGCCGTCAATTTGACCACGACAACTCAAACGACCCAGTCGACGGCGGTTTCCGGTGCGCAGCAGCTCAACTTTTGCCAGCTGGAAGAGTTCATCAACAAGTGGACACTGGAGCTGGAGGAGCAGGAGAAGCTGTTTACGAACCAGGCCACTCAGGTCAACGCTTGGGACAAACTCCTTCTTGGAAATGGCGAAAAAATCATCGCTCTCAACGATGCTGTCGACAAGGTCAAAGCCGAACAGGTCGCCATGGAACAGGAGCTGGAATTCATTACCGCGCAGCACACGGAACTCGAAGAGTGCATAATCCCGCTCGAAGAAGAACTCTCGAAAATCGTCCAGGTGGACATCGAGCGCGGCCAGACGTACTCGATGGCGGAAACGCTGGACTCGCAGCTGAAGCAAATGTCCGAGGACCTGAAGGAAGTGATCGAGCACCTCAACGAGTCCAACAAGTACTCCGATCCGAGTGACCCCTTGGTGCAGATTGGAAAGATTTTGAACGCCCACATGAACTCGCTGCAGTGGATCGAATCGTCGACGTCCGGAATCGCGAACCGGCTCGAGGATATCGGCAAGATGCACGACACGCTGCGGAAGGACAATGAACGGTCGTTCCGGCTTACTTACTATGACAACTAG